The Papaver somniferum cultivar HN1 chromosome 3, ASM357369v1, whole genome shotgun sequence genome includes a region encoding these proteins:
- the LOC113357180 gene encoding regulator of nonsense transcripts 1 homolog, whose protein sequence is MNRWELCDDLGLIYVDHRVDSLVECFAPLTGWKKHFDMMVDFLENCVSQYRLLSNEIGIEVPVTEKSGSTPEVQTSLCEYAKDRFSALAKPLRESIRILCTHLPKGLITGNFGQMVTLYGLLGTFENLLSQRHVADEELEELFVQKDNYLEEVEGSQLHETRISSLEFLKSVCLSLGGLLPSSTNRSYLTEFCLNYSSLIFSTVSSSYDLHEVSMRPLDLLVIDEASQLKECESVIPMQLIAIQHAVLIGDECHPQARVKSRASDEAGFGRSLFERLSSFGHLRDLLNVQYRMHPDISSFPNQFFYKSQIMDASSVRDDDFQNNYQLGCMFGPYSFINISAGREELDEAGHSMQNMVEVAVVKAIVRKLYKAWEVSKYSLTIGILSPYCPSCCDRD, encoded by the exons ATGAATAGATGGGAGTTGTGCGACGATCTTGGATTGATTTATGTGGATCATCGCGTGGACAGTCTTGTCGAGTGTTTTGCACCATTAACTGGCTGGAAGAAACATTTTGATATGATGGTGGATTTTCTTGAAAATTGTGTGTCTCAATATCGGTTGCTTTCCAACGAAATAGGTATAGAGGTTCCTGTAACGGAGAAAAGTGGATCTACTCCTGAAGTCCAAACGTCACTTTGCGAGTATGCAAAAGACCGATTCAGTGCTTTAGCTAAACCACTCAGAGAAAGCATTAGAATACTCTGCACCCATCTCCCTAAAGGACTTATCACGGGCAATTTCGGACAGATGGTTACTCTTTATGGTCTGCTTGGAACTTTTGAAAATTTGCTCTCTCAAAGGCATGTGGCTGATGAGGAATTAGAGGAACTCTTTGTACAAAAAGACAATTATTTGGAGGAGGTAGAAGGAAGTCAATTACACGAGACGAGGATTAGTAGTTTGGAGTTTCTAAAATCTGTCTGTCTTTCTCTTGGTGGTCTCCTTCCAAGTTCTACCAACAGAAGTTACTTAACAGAGTTCTGTTTGAATTATTCATCCCTCATTTTTTCCACAGTGTCTAGCTCATATGATCTGCATGAGGTAAGCATGAGACCGCTGGATTTGTTGGTAATCGATGAAGCTTCTCAATTGAAAGAGTGTGAATCAGTGATTCCTATGCAGCTTATAGCTATACAACACGCTGTCCTAATTGGCGATGAGTGCCATCCACAAGCTAGGGTCAAAAGCAGG GCGTCTGATGAAGCTGGCTTTGGAAGAAGTCTATTTGAAAGGTTGAGTTCGTTTGGGCATTTGAGGGACCTTCTCAACGTGCAGTACAGGATGCATCCTGACATAAGCTCTTTCCCCAATCAATTTTTCTATAAAAGCCAGATTATGGATGCTTCAAGTGTTCGTGATGACGATTTTCAAAATAATTATCAACTAGGATGTATGTTTGGTCCCTACTCATTCATAAATATTTCTGCTGGAAGGGAGGAGCTAGATGAAGCCGGGCATAGTATGCAAAATATGGTTGAAGTGGCAGTCGTTAAGGCAATAGTGCGAAAACTTTATAAAG CATGGGAAGTCTCAAAGTATAGCTTGACCATTGGTATTTTATCTCCTTATTGCCCAAGTTGCTGCGATAGAGATTAA